Within the Paenibacillus sp. AN1007 genome, the region ATCACCGGATTTTTCCCTTTGAATAAGGGAATCAAAAAAATCTAGGGATAATAACAATCGGAAAATGGTACTGCACTCGGAGTGGCCCCGTGTAACATACTATTTTTCATCACATCGTGTACAACAAGAAAAATCCCTAATCCTCACATAAGGATCAGGGATGACGTCTCGCATATGGCAGTCTGTATATGTGCAGCAGGAAGCGCTCACGCACAGAATGGCCCGAAACGTTGTCCTTTCCTCGAAGGAACACCGGCTTGTACGTCCAGGGCTGGTAATCTGACTTACAGGATGGCTCCTGTTTCACAGTGGCGGGACCGTGCTGGATTTACACCAGCTTCCCCATTTACCCTTGTGCACATCATGACTTGTCTTTGCTCATCATGAACATCTGCTTCACACGCGGGACCCTTGGTCGTTAATGATGGTTAATCCATGTGACCGATAGATGCAGTTAGCTCCGCACGAATCACATCAGCTCAGGCCTTGCAGCCTATCACACCAATATGCTCGTACCGAGTCACACTTCTGTTGTGATTATAGGGTATATTGCACCGCCTTACAAGCCGATAGACGGAAAATTCACACGGCTGCCAAGCCAGCGGTTCCCCTGCTTTTCAATGTATACCTGAATCGCCTGTCCCGGGATCACATGTGTATCCCAGAATCCAACACCTTCAATAAGACGGGACAGCATGTAACGGATGACTCCGCCATGTGTCACAATCAATGTTCTATGTGAAGTCCGGCCTGACCAGATATGTTCATGCAGAAAAGAATCTATTCGTCCCGCGAATGACGGCCATGCTTCCCCTTCAGGCGGCGCAACCTCCTGCGGTTGATCGATCCAGCGCCGGTAGAGCGGATTATGCTGCAGCTGCTCGTAGGTCAAACCTTCCCATTGTCCAAAATCATTCTCGCGCAGGCGCGCATCCAACTTTGCCTGTGCAGCAGCCTGAGGCGCGGTGTACGCCAAGGTCTGACGACAGCGAAGAAGGTCACTGCAGTATACGGCGTCCCATGTAAGATTGCGGCACTGCCGGCTTAGCAGAGCCAGCTCTTCTTGAGCACCCGGCAGCAGACCAATGTCGGTATGCCCCAGGTATCTTTTTTCCACATTCCACTGGGTTGTTCCATGACGGATCAGTACAATGCTCCGCTTTGACGAAGACTGTTTTGATCCAAACTGTTCTAACTCACCGTGCTGCGATCCATTCTGTTCTGATTCACTAGAGTCTGGATCACTTTGCTCCTGCCCTTCTTTAATTACCACAATAGCGCACCTCCTATTAACCACACACCCATGGTTGCTAAGAAACAAAGGCCCACAAAAGCGCCAGCTGACCAAAACATTAGCCTTGTCGTTCGTACAATATCTTCGGCCTCCATCGGCCGCGCAGCCTCGCCCATATAAGCACGAAACGAGGCAATACCGTGATACACGTTATGTCCGCCCAGCCGAATGCCAAGTGCTCCGGCCACTGCCGATTCGGGAAAACCGCTATTGGGACTGGGATGCAGCCTCGCATCACGGGCAACCATGCGTGCTGCACCTCGGGCATCCAGCCTGAGCACCCGTGCGCCTACAATTAACAGTGCGGCGGTTACGCGCGCAGGAATCCAGTTTGCCCAATCATCCAGACGGGCAGAGGCCCAGCCAAGATGCAGATATTTTTCGTTTTTATAACCAACCATGGAGTCCAGCGTATTGACAGCCCGGTAAGCCATAGCCAGCGGAGCGCCGCCAATGAGCGCATAGAACAGAGGGGACACGATGGCATCAACAATATTTTCCGCGACCGTCTCCACCGTTCCCCGGACCACCTCGGGCTCGTCCAGATGTGCGGTATCACGTCCAACAATCATGCTCAGGGAACGCCGTGCGGCAGGCCAATCCTGCTGTTTCAGATGACGATATACTTCCATTCCTGCGTCTCTTAAACCTTTGGAAGCAATCGTGGTGGCGATCAGAACGATTTCGGCTGCAGCCGCTAAAAGGGGATGAATCTTACCAAGCAGCAGCAAAAGACCCCAGGTGACGGCAAAAGAACCACCTGCAATCAAGATCGGGAACAAGATTCCGGCTTTTTTCAGACCTGCATCTGTGTTCACACGTAATCGAATTACACGCTCCAGAGCCGAGATGGCTTTCCCCATACCGATAACCGGATGCGGAATCCAGCGCGGGTCTCCAATGCATCGGTCTAGTATATACGCCAGAATGATAACCCAAGCCCCCCCCATGCCAATCCAGAACGAGGAAGCCCATAGATGTTCCAATTCCAATGTCATTGCCGTCCTACCCTCTCTTTCCACTGCAGTCCAGCCTGAAGACTTTCGGTCACTGTGTCATACACCAGTCTGCCGATGACCGCCCCCAAAGCCGTTGCTGTACCCGCGTAAGTGTGAAGCGGCTGGATATCGTCCCCGTTCTGACGAACAGCAAGCACAATGGCATCCGTTGTTGTACCTGTGGCAGGCAGTCCGTTCTCCGAATCGGCAATGCCTGCATCCGCAAGCGCTCGAGCTTTGGCCTCCACTGCCGTCTGAACCGCATTGACCATTGCTCCCGAAGTCATCCGGCCGTTGAACCAGAGCATGATATTAATTGTGCCAGGGATATATGGAGCTCTGTTTTGGGTTTGCCCATGGATATCAAAAACAGTTCTCTCCGAACCTGCACGTGCAGCATTCGATACTCCGGCAGTTGTACAGCACAGCAGCCCGAATTCCGAACTTGTAAATTCCTGAATGGAGGTATGCTCCAGCCTAACAGCTGTTAATAATCCGGCACATTGATCGGCCTGTTCCTGCCATTCACGCAGCGCCTGAGCGATATCACGGGGTGGATCATCACAGCGGTAGTGTTTGTCCACATAAATGTTAAAGACGCGATTCAATTCAAGCATCCCGCCGCCATATACTGCGCTGGACAGTGCAGAAGCAGAATGCGGAATCTGTGCTTTGATATGCCGTTCATGCGCAGAGATGTGCAGCCCAGGCCAGGAAGAGGATACATAGACGTTCTCGCCTATTTTTCCATGTGTAAAATAGTTATAAAACGGGAGTGTCATGACCGCTTTCCTCCCTTTCCTTTTTCGGAATGCTGCTTATGGCTCTGCTGACCTGCCTGATCAGAAGATGCCAGACACGCGTCCTGATCCTTGCTCCGCTCAAGCACACTTCCCAACACGTCAAGCAGTCTGTCATTGGCCTGGGCACCTTTGACCGCGAAGCGTACATGTCCTGCACCAAGCCCCGGATACATGGCACAGCTGCGAATCAAAATGCCTCGCTTCCCCAATGCTTCCTGGATGGAAGCCGCCGTCCATGGTTCTGGCACACGCGCCAGAATAAAATTTGCCTCACCCGGCGTTACGCTGCACCCATACATCTCCAGCGATGTAATTAATCGTGCCCGTTCACGCGTAATATGCGATATCGTTTCCTGTTCAAAACGTTCGCCGCTGCGCAGGCAGGCTTCTCCTGCAATTAATGCCAGTCCATTCACACTCCAAGTCACCTGTTTCTCCGTCATCGCCTGTATGTATGCTGCACTCCCCAAGGCATATCCGAGTCGCAGTCCGGGAATAGCGTAGAACTTGGTCATGGAGCGGATAATAATCACATTCGGGTATTTATCCAGATGCGGAGCAAGAGACTGCCGCCGGGAAACTGGAATAAAATCAATAAAGGCTTCGTCAATAACGAGTACCGTATCCTTCTCTTCAGCTTTGCGGGCAAGTCTGTGAAGCACTTCCACCGGATACTGCACACCGTTTGGATTGTTCGGCTGTCCAAGGAAAAGCAGGTCTACCTTCTCCATCAACTGTTCGATATCTTCGGTTCTCGCCTGCCAATTCAATTCTTCCCGGCCTGCTGCATGGATGACCTCCGCACCGAATTGCCGCGCCAAAGTGCTGTACTCCGAAAAGCCCGGTTCCACCGTTCCTACTCTGCGTGGAGCAAGTGCCAGCAGAATCAGAGCCATGCTTTCGGCAGCTCCATTGGCTACGGAAATCTGCTTCTTCGTTACCCCCAAACGCTCACTCAACAGTGCTTTGAATGCCCGATGGCCCGGATCAGGATAACGAAGCACGGAGTGCAGACCTTGCTGCAGTGCTTCGAGCACCTCTCTAGGCGGTCCTAGCGGGTTAATATTGGCGCTGTAATCGAGGAAATCTGCCGCACTGCCTCCAAATCGCGAAGCAGCCGTCTCCACATCTCCGCCATGTCCGAATACTTCGATATAACCGGTCATTCTTCCGTCATCCTCTCTGTCTGTTCTTTTTATTATGGATGGCACATGAGGGACGGGTCAATGCTGTATTACTTTTCAATATCATATACCTGGAAAGGGAGGCTTCAAAATAAAGGGCATCACGTGTTTTCTTTGTGTCCCAACGACAATTCGTTTACAATAGAAGAGGAATTTCAGGAACTTCGGTTTTCTGATTCATGGATACAAGCATCACTACATAAGGGGCTTCGCGCCTCTCACATACATTAATGGAGGAATGACCATGCTGTTTGTAGACAACCAGGGCATTACAGATCCTTCTGTAAACCTCGCGATTGAGGAATACATTCTGAAGCATCTGCCGATGGAGGATGACAGCTACCTGCTGTTTTACATCAACCGTCCGTCCATCATCATTGGCAAGCACCAAAATACGATTGAAGAAATTAATATCGAATACGTTCAGGATAACGGTGTGCAGGTGGTACGCCGTCTTTCCGGGGGCGGCGCAGTGTATCACGATCTGGGCAACCTGAACTTCAGTTTCATCACTGCGGATGACGGTCAATCCTTCCATAACTTCCGCAAGTTCACCCAGCCTGTGGTTGAAGCGCTGCACGAACTTGGCGTCAATGCCGAGTTGACCGGACGCAATGATCTGCAAGTCGGCGAAAAGAAAATTTCGGGCAACGCCCAATTTGCTACCCGCGGACGCATGTTCAGTCACGGCACGCTGATGTTTGATCTGAATCTGGAGCATGTTCAGGCATCCTTGAACGTCAATCCCGAGAAATTCAAATCCAAGAGCACCAAGTCGGTACGCAGCCGGGTTGCCAACATTCGTGATCTGATTGACACCAATCTGACGATTGAAGAGTTCCGTGATGAGCTGCTGCGTCATATTTTCCGCATGGAGCCGCAGGACGTTCCTCAGTACAAGCTGACCGAGAAGGACTGGGACAAAATCAAGGAAATCTCGGCCGAGCGTTATAACAACTGGGACTGGAACTACGGTCTGTCACCAGAAAGCAATGTGAAGCACACCCGCAAATTCCCGGTCGGCATCATTGATCTGCGCATGAACATCAAGGATGGACGCATCGAAGATATTAAAATTTTCGGCGATTTCTTCGGTGTTGGTGATGTGGCAGATATCGAGGACATGCTGCGCGGCAAGCGTTACGATGAGACTGAAGTGCGTTCAGCACTGGAAGGTCTGAATGTGAAGCATTACTTTGGCAACCTGGAGCTGGAAGACTTTATCGGCCTTGTTTTCCTGGAAGAATAACAAAGAAAATATGACATTTAGATGGGTATAGATGGTTTGAACGAATTTTCGATTACACATTTAACGGAAAAGGCAGAACTATTCGTTTACACAATAACGGAGAAGACAGAAAAAAACCGGAGAAGCAAAGCGTTCGCCTGAAAGCTTTCTGCAAGAAAGCTGCATCGGAAGCATACGCTTATCACCGGATTTTCCCCTTTAACAAAAGGGAATCAAAAAATCGGGGGATAACAGCGATCGGAAGGTTATTCTGTCTTCGGAGTGACCGCGTAAATCACCGGTGGTTCAACTTTTAAGTTCTAATAAAAATCCGGTGATGATTAGAGCGATCATAAGATGAATCTACATTTGGAGTGACTCGTGTAATCTATTTATTTCGTTCAATGATATAGAAGCAGATAAAAAAAGGAGAGAAACATCACATGACTTACAAACTCATTGCCATCGACATCGATGACACTCTGATTAACGACAACAAGGAAGTTACACCGGCTACACAAACAGCTCTGGAACAAGCGGTAGCCCATGGAGTTGTTGTTACCCTTGCTACAGGACGCGCTTATGCCTCCGCGCAGGCACTTGCACGTCAAACCAAGCTGAACGTACCGATCATTACGTATCAGGGCGCTTTGGTGAAAAACCTGCTTGATGAAAAAGTGCTTTATGAGCGCTATGTACCGCAGGAGGCTTCCCGCAAACTGTTTGACTACTGTCTGGAGAAAAATCTGCACCTGCAAACGTACATCGACGACAAGCTGTATGCTCGTGAAGAAAACCAGAAACTGCTTGACTATGCCAAGCTGAACGGCACGCAATATTACATCGAGTCTGACTTCATCAAAGTCATCGAACAACCAACACCTAAACTGCTGATCATCGACGAGCCGGACTATCTGGATCAAGTGGCTGTAGAGCTTCGTGAGCTGCTTGGACCAGAAGTGCACATTACCAAATCCAAGCCGTACTTCCTCGAAATTATGCATAAGGAAGGTACGAAAGGCCACGCCCTGACGTTCCTGGCTGAGCATTTCGGTCACGAGCTTAGCGAGTGCATTGCCATCGGTGACTCCTGGAACGATCATGAGATGCTGGAAGTGGCGGGTCTTGGTGTAGCGATGGGTAACGCCATCCCTGCGCTGAAAGATCTGGCAGACTACATTACGGCGAGCAACAACGAAGACGGCGTCAAAGAGGTTATCGAGAAATTTGTACTGAACGCAGAGTAAACAATACGCTGTGAATCAAAAAAACAGCCCGGATACCACGATCAATTGTGGTTCCGGGTTTTGTTTGTAGTTTTATTTTTTATTTTTGGCCAGCAATACTGCGGTTAAAAAAGAAATCTGTAACGACACAGTAATAGCAACCGAAACCATAATATTCGTTGAATCGGATATATGAACGAAAAATAAAACAAGAATGAATACCAGGATAGAAAGAATCACACTGGCTAAGAAATTCAGGAAAACTTTTTTCATCATTTCACACGACTCCTCAAAGTAACAACTCTTACTATCATACTATAGAGGAGATTCTCCCGGTATATTCTAGGAGCCTTGCACAATCACCTTCGTACGTTTCCCTTTCTTCAACCAGCTGCTCACCTTATCATTCATAGCCAGCAGGCCAGAGATCACCAGCACTACACCAACCCAGGTAATCCAGCTGACATGCTCTCCGTAAACAACTGCCCCAAGCCCAACCGCGATCGGTGGAGAGATGTACAGCCACGTTGCCGGGAACAATGGATTTGTGCGCGACATGATCCAGTAGAACAGACTGTGCCCGACCATCGAACCGATTACGGTCAGATATATCACAGATGATACCGCAGGCAGTACATCGAGTGCCGACATGTTCCACGACTCCGTCAACGCTGACAGGATAAATAACAACACGCCGCCATACATCATCTGCACCGCATTAATCGCAACAGGACTCATCGAACTGAATTGATGAATGACTTTTTTGGAATAAAGCGTACCTGCCGAATAACATACTTCCCCTATCAACACAGCGATGCATCCCCACAAAAATAAAGACCCTGCTCCCAGCGATACGCCTGGCAAAACAACAAGCACAACGCCTGTAAAACCAATCAGGCAGCCAACAAGCATGCGAGCCGATGTTTTCTGCCGCAGTAGCGCTGTCTGCATGAGCATAATCATCAGCGGGCCTGTAGCCGATAGGATGGCACCCACGCCAGAGCTGACATGCTGTTCAGCCCAATATAACGTGGCAAACGTGCCGAAGGTCAGACCTGCTCCGGTAATCAGCATTTCTTTGCGCCACAACAAGGACATTTTCACATGCCCCTTCATCCTCATCCATGTAAACATCAATGCTCCTGCTATCACAAACCGCAGTCCCGCTGAGAGGAAAGGCGGCATGCCTGCCTCAACTCCAACCTTAATCGCCAGAAACGTTGTCCCGAAAACAAGACACATTACGGTAAATGCAATCCCCACCATGTTAACCACTCCTTTATCTGTTCTCCATCATAGCTCATGGTCTATAGAACAGAATGAACAAAACAGAACAGTTCCTCCGCTTTAGCTGTTACAATGGAGTTCAAAAGGAGCGTGAATCGGGTGGGCAAAACGTTAATGATGACAGATAACAGCATGAAACGGTACGAGCAGGTCATCCATTATCTCATTGTGCGGATCGAGGCAGGTGAATGGGCTGAAGAGGAAAAACTGCCTTCGGTGCGAAGCCTGTCCGAACTGCTCGGCGTACATCGGCTTACAGTATTCAAAGCGTATCAAGAGTTAAAGCAGCGCGGCATTGTTTATGTCAAAGATAAATCCGGTTATTATGTCAGTCCTGCCAAACCAATAGCGGATGCAGATCAGGCCGATGACCCGTCCGTATCTGCCTGGCTTCATTGGGATACGCTGGATCGCGTCCAATCGCTGGAAGCTGAGTATCAGTTCTCCAAATCCTTGATCGACCCTTCCCTGCTGCCCAACCGATATTGGGGGGAGCTGATGCGTGACTTGCTGGATCAGTATCCTCGCCTGCTGGGCACCTATTCGACGATCCAAGGTGATCTGGAGCTGCGCAGCAGTCTCGCAGATCACCTGACGACGAAGGAACGTTTCTATCTCTCGGCTGATGAGGTGCTGATTACTTCCGGTGCGCAGCAGGCGATTGATGTCATCGCTCGTGCACTGGTCAAGCCTGGGGATCGGGTGTTGATTGAGCGGCCGACTTATGGCCCTGCCATGGAAATTTTTCGTAAACAAGGGGCAAAGCTTGTCTTTACCGATATCCACCCGGAGGGTTACGATCTGGAGCAGATTGAGCATCTGATGAAAACGGAGAAACCTCGCCTCTTTTATATGACACCGACGTTTCAAAATCCAACGGGACTCAGCATTTCTGTGGAGCAGCGCAAACTGCTGCCGGAAATGGCTGAACAATATGGCTGTTATCTGGTGGAGGATGACAGCACCTATGATATTTATTTTAAAGAGAAACCTCCCGCACCCATTTTCACTTACGATACTTCCGGGCATACGTTGTACATCCGCAGCTACAGCAAATACGTAGTTCCCGGGTTGCGAATCGCAGCCATTATGTGCCGTCCACACCTCATGGCAGGGCTGCAGGCGATCAAGGCTTTGACCGACAACGGATCACCGCTGCTGAATCAGAAGCTGTTTCTTCGTTACTTTCAATCGGAACGCATGCAGCAGCATCTGTCCAAATTACGAACTGCGATTCAGCTTCGAATGGAAGTGATGGAGCAGTGTCTGCTGGAAACGAACTGGACTTGGACACGTCCCGAAGGTGGTTTGAACATCTGGGCCGAGCTGCCAGAAGGGATTGATACAGGCAGACTGCTGCACCAAAGCATGGAGAAGTCCGTTGCTTTCGTGCCAGGAACCGTATTTGATCCTTCCCACGATTCGGGGAGCCGCAAAATCCGTCTCTCCTTCTCCTATGCGCGGGAACAGCAGATTCGGGAAGGCATGCACAGATTAATCACAATAGCGGAGAAAAAGTAAAAACGAATAGGCAGCAGCTCCGAGCGCTGATAAAGGCGCGGAGTGCTGGCAATGCCGCGGAGTTCTGATAAAGGCGCAGAGCACTGCCAGAGGCTCGAACAAGATTTCGGGAACCGCAGGCTCGGAAAGCGAAGCAGTACCATTTCCCTGATTGCTGGCTGCTGGACCTAATGGTTTGGAGCGCTAACGATCACCAGAAACCTTATTCAGGCGTTTTTCTCCATCTGAGAAGTCTAACGATTCTCAGTGACGCTATTTTAACCAAACAGTGCGATTTACGCTCATTTTTTGTCCAAAATGCTGAAATAGCGTCTCCTGGAATCGTTACATTTTCAAATCGCTTGAAATGCATCAAATAGAGTCTTCTGGAATCGTTAGCGGTTAAAAACCCGCAGGAACATCAAGTCCACGAGTTCATGAGTCCATGCATCCATGAATCCGATCTGCCTATAGATCCTTTCTCTCGAACAGGCGGATCGTAACCATATACGATAAGAAAAACATTCCTATAACAGCAGTGGAAATCCCTATAATGACCGGTGCTGTAATCAGCCCTTCTTTACCAACCACCTTGAAAATAAATGCAGCAGGCTGAGCCAGAATAACCAGACAGACCAAAAAAATAATATTGATGATCATTGCCCCTTTTTTGCTAAGTGCATAGAAAAGCGGCATGTAAACGGACACCAGCACAAGTACTATACCCATCGAAATGAGGATGTCCAATGGGGAATGATTGGGTTTGTTCAGTTCAGGATAATTCAAATTAATCAGCTTGTGAATTCCGTAGGAAACAAGAACTCCGCACAGGGCAGTGAGAATGGAAGACAGAAATTTGGCCTGCACGATCTGTTTGCGGCTGACCGGAAGCGTGACTAGAAAGTTATGGTTGTGGTTGGTGATGTCAATCATCGTAATAAGCACAGTTGAACCAAAAGCCGTATATATCCCAACGATATACATGGACCATTCCATCTGCGGGATAAAAGCCCAACTGAAAACAACAATATACACAGCAAGAATCCACAAAGCACCTCTCAGCGCGATAAAGTCTTTGCGAAGCAGATTAAGCATGCTTACTTCCCCCTTTTACTGTAAAATAAATGAGGTCTTCCAAAGCGGGTCTATGCAAAAGAGCCTCGTTACCAAACAAGCGCTGTGCTTCTGCTTTGTTATCCGACAATGCCTCAAAGCCAATCGATGTTTCACGAATGCCAACGAATTGACGCCGGGTATCGGCATCCAGCAGCTCCAGATCTCCTTTGACAATAGTGTAGCGTTCCAGCACATCGTCTTTGGTTTCATTGAAAATGAGCCTGCCCCGGTTGACAAACGCGATATAGTCCGAGATACGCTCTAGATCTGTCGTAATGTGTGTCGAGAAAATGATTGATTTGGTCTCGTCCTGAATGATGCCAGCCAGCAGATCAAGCAGCTCCCTCCGAAAAACCGGATCAAGCCCGGATGTCGGTTCATCCATGACAAGCAGATCAGCATTATGTGACAAAGCTGCCGCAAGCGAAAATTTGATCTTCATTCCTTTGGATAAATCCCTAATTTTCTTTTTCGGGGACAATTCGAACTGCTCCAAATAACTCTTGAACAAGGCATGATCCCAGCGGCTGTAAAATGGAGCAACCAGACGTGCCATCTCCCGAATCGTCAGATGCTCATAATAGAAGCATTCATCGGACACAATACCGAGCCGCTGTTTGACAAACGCATCACTGCTGACTCTATCACTCCCCAGGGTCCGTAAAGTTCCCTGATCGGGATGAATGAGTCCCGTAATCATTTTAATCAACGTGCTCTTTCCAGCCCCGTTCGGACCGATAAGTCCTGTGATATATCCCTGCTTCACATCCATCGATATATTATCCACCTTGAATAAAGGGTAGGCTTTTGAAACATTACGCAATTCTATAGCATTCATCTGTTTATTCCTCCTCCAGTAACAAAGTAAGATGATGGATCAAATCCTGCGATTTAATGCCCAGTTCCCTGCTCTCCTGAATGACTTCAAGCATCTTGGCTTCCAATTGTTTCATTCGCCTCTCCCGGATAAATTCCTGATTTGCTCCGGATACGAAGCTTCCCTTGCCAACAACGGAATCAATCAGCTGCTCTTTCTCCAGCTCTTCGTATACACGTTTCGTTGTAATAACGCTGACTTGCAAATCCTTCGCAAGCTGACGGATCGAAGGCAGACTATCTCCTGCTGCAAGTTTTCCGTTCAAAATATGCTGACGGATCTGGGATAAAATCTGGATATAGATGGGGTCGCTTGATGCATTGGATATCCGTATATTCACGTTCATTCACCTCACTGCCGCTGTATGATATAATCAACCAGGCATAGTGTATATATATAATATATACACTATGCCTGGTTGAAGTCAACGCTCTTATTTAACATTTTTACCCGACCTCACAAAAAAAGAGATGACAGTCTCCTGTCATCCCTGAAAACCGGCTGCGTATCCTCACGCACCTGTAATAACCTTATCCACCAGACCATATTCTACTGCTTCAGCCGCAGTGAGGAAGTAATCCCGGTCGGAGTCTTTTTCAATTCGCTCAAGCGGCTGACCTGTGTGGTCTGCAAGCAGCTGATTCAAGCGCTGACGGTGCTGTATAATGCGATTGGCATGAATGAGCATGTCTGATGCCTGACCACGTGTGCCGCCATGCGGCTGATGAATCATAATTTCACTGTTTGGCAGTGCCATTCGTTTCCCCTTGGTACCTCCTACCAGCAGTATGGTGCCGAAACTTGCCGCCATGCCTGTACAGATCGTCGAAACATCCGGCCGCACAAACTGCATCGTATCATAGATCGAGAACCCCGCCGTTACGGATCCCCCGGGACTATTAATGTACATTTGAATATCCTTATCCGGGTCCTCTGCGCTCAAAAACAACAATTGGGCTACGATCGCATTGGCCATCTGATCCTCAATCTCGCCCGACACCATAATGATCCGGTCTTTCAGCAAGCGTGAATAAATATCATAACTCCGCTCACCACGAGCGGTCTGTTCTACCACATAAGGTACTACGTTCATCTATGTCGCCTCCTTGTTATCAGGCAGCCATGTGTACCGAATATCCTTCTCTGTACGACATCCACTTCTTACGAGAAGAAGCATATCCGTATGTCACCGGCTGCACGGATGGAGACGGCAAAGTGTGCTGCAGGATCGTACCCGCTACAGCCATCGGATCATCGGTCCGATTCAGGCACAGGTCAATAAGGCCAGCGGTATCCCCGCGGCGGAAAGCCATCAGATAGCTGCGAAGCTGCTCTTGTTCCAGATGAACAAGCCCTTCGATCGCACTCTTTTCTAACGATGCATCCTTTCCCTCCTGCTCCAGCTCATGCCTCACCTTGCTTATGCCAGTACGGGCACGATTTAATGCTGCTTTTACAGCACCTTCCGTTGTGCCGAGCATCCCTGCAGTCTCTGCCGCCGTATAACCCATCATTTCACGTAATATATATATCACCCGCTGCCATGCGGGCAGTGCGCTGACCAGAAGCTGCACCGCAGACTCCAGCTCTTCAAACGACTCTTCCTCCGCATACCGAGATACGACAGGTTTCAGTCCGTCGAG harbors:
- a CDS encoding histidine phosphatase family protein translates to MVIKEGQEQSDPDSSESEQNGSQHGELEQFGSKQSSSKRSIVLIRHGTTQWNVEKRYLGHTDIGLLPGAQEELALLSRQCRNLTWDAVYCSDLLRCRQTLAYTAPQAAAQAKLDARLRENDFGQWEGLTYEQLQHNPLYRRWIDQPQEVAPPEGEAWPSFAGRIDSFLHEHIWSGRTSHRTLIVTHGGVIRYMLSRLIEGVGFWDTHVIPGQAIQVYIEKQGNRWLGSRVNFPSIGL
- the cbiB gene encoding adenosylcobinamide-phosphate synthase CbiB; translation: MGGAWVIILAYILDRCIGDPRWIPHPVIGMGKAISALERVIRLRVNTDAGLKKAGILFPILIAGGSFAVTWGLLLLLGKIHPLLAAAAEIVLIATTIASKGLRDAGMEVYRHLKQQDWPAARRSLSMIVGRDTAHLDEPEVVRGTVETVAENIVDAIVSPLFYALIGGAPLAMAYRAVNTLDSMVGYKNEKYLHLGWASARLDDWANWIPARVTAALLIVGARVLRLDARGAARMVARDARLHPSPNSGFPESAVAGALGIRLGGHNVYHGIASFRAYMGEAARPMEAEDIVRTTRLMFWSAGAFVGLCFLATMGVWLIGGALLW
- a CDS encoding adenosylcobinamide amidohydrolase, yielding MTLPFYNYFTHGKIGENVYVSSSWPGLHISAHERHIKAQIPHSASALSSAVYGGGMLELNRVFNIYVDKHYRCDDPPRDIAQALREWQEQADQCAGLLTAVRLEHTSIQEFTSSEFGLLCCTTAGVSNAARAGSERTVFDIHGQTQNRAPYIPGTINIMLWFNGRMTSGAMVNAVQTAVEAKARALADAGIADSENGLPATGTTTDAIVLAVRQNGDDIQPLHTYAGTATALGAVIGRLVYDTVTESLQAGLQWKERVGRQ
- the cobD gene encoding threonine-phosphate decarboxylase CobD gives rise to the protein MTGYIEVFGHGGDVETAASRFGGSAADFLDYSANINPLGPPREVLEALQQGLHSVLRYPDPGHRAFKALLSERLGVTKKQISVANGAAESMALILLALAPRRVGTVEPGFSEYSTLARQFGAEVIHAAGREELNWQARTEDIEQLMEKVDLLFLGQPNNPNGVQYPVEVLHRLARKAEEKDTVLVIDEAFIDFIPVSRRQSLAPHLDKYPNVIIIRSMTKFYAIPGLRLGYALGSAAYIQAMTEKQVTWSVNGLALIAGEACLRSGERFEQETISHITRERARLITSLEMYGCSVTPGEANFILARVPEPWTAASIQEALGKRGILIRSCAMYPGLGAGHVRFAVKGAQANDRLLDVLGSVLERSKDQDACLASSDQAGQQSHKQHSEKGKGGKRS
- a CDS encoding lipoate--protein ligase, which produces MLFVDNQGITDPSVNLAIEEYILKHLPMEDDSYLLFYINRPSIIIGKHQNTIEEINIEYVQDNGVQVVRRLSGGGAVYHDLGNLNFSFITADDGQSFHNFRKFTQPVVEALHELGVNAELTGRNDLQVGEKKISGNAQFATRGRMFSHGTLMFDLNLEHVQASLNVNPEKFKSKSTKSVRSRVANIRDLIDTNLTIEEFRDELLRHIFRMEPQDVPQYKLTEKDWDKIKEISAERYNNWDWNYGLSPESNVKHTRKFPVGIIDLRMNIKDGRIEDIKIFGDFFGVGDVADIEDMLRGKRYDETEVRSALEGLNVKHYFGNLELEDFIGLVFLEE
- a CDS encoding Cof-type HAD-IIB family hydrolase, which gives rise to MTYKLIAIDIDDTLINDNKEVTPATQTALEQAVAHGVVVTLATGRAYASAQALARQTKLNVPIITYQGALVKNLLDEKVLYERYVPQEASRKLFDYCLEKNLHLQTYIDDKLYAREENQKLLDYAKLNGTQYYIESDFIKVIEQPTPKLLIIDEPDYLDQVAVELRELLGPEVHITKSKPYFLEIMHKEGTKGHALTFLAEHFGHELSECIAIGDSWNDHEMLEVAGLGVAMGNAIPALKDLADYITASNNEDGVKEVIEKFVLNAE
- a CDS encoding EamA family transporter, producing MVGIAFTVMCLVFGTTFLAIKVGVEAGMPPFLSAGLRFVIAGALMFTWMRMKGHVKMSLLWRKEMLITGAGLTFGTFATLYWAEQHVSSGVGAILSATGPLMIMLMQTALLRQKTSARMLVGCLIGFTGVVLVVLPGVSLGAGSLFLWGCIAVLIGEVCYSAGTLYSKKVIHQFSSMSPVAINAVQMMYGGVLLFILSALTESWNMSALDVLPAVSSVIYLTVIGSMVGHSLFYWIMSRTNPLFPATWLYISPPIAVGLGAVVYGEHVSWITWVGVVLVISGLLAMNDKVSSWLKKGKRTKVIVQGS